The DNA window CCCCGATCCGATCGGGACCGCCGAGCGTCCACGCCCCCTCGAAGAAGACCTGGTCGAACTGCAGCCCGACGGCGTGGAAGCTCATGGGCTCCGAGGGCCCGGCGTCCAGCACCCAGAACCGCACCCGCTCCCCGGGCCGGGCTGTGAAGGGCCGGTCCCGGTACTGGAAGGCGATGCCGTTGAAGGCGAACAGGTCCGGGGTCTTCGCGGCGACCTTGGCCGCATCGGTCTGCCCGCCCTCGGGGCCGAGGTAGATCTCCGACTGGACGACGACATACTCGCGGTCCACCGCGGTCAGGTTCGGCGGGTCGATAATGACGGCCCCGTGCATGCCCGAGGCCAGGTGGACGCTCATGGGCGCGGTGGAGCAGTGGTAGAGCCAGATCCCGGCGCGCTGGGCCGTGAACTCGTAGACGAGCGATTCGCCGGGGTTGATGGAGCGCATGACGTCGTCGGGCGGGAGAACCCCGGCGTGAAAGTCGATGGAGTGACTCATGCTGCCCTTGTTGACCAGGGTGATGCGGAAGACGTCGCCGACCCGGCCGCGCAGGATCGGGCCCGGCACCCCGGCGTTGAAGGTCATGCGCATCTGGGTGACGCCGGCCCCCACGTGCATCACCTGCTCGGTGACGGTGAAGGTGTGCTCGTGGACGGCGACGGAGGCGTCGGCGGGCGCCAGCGCGGGATCGAAGCCCCTCACGTCGGCGGGCAGGACGACGGCGTAGTCGGGGACGGCGCCACCGCCGGAGCCCGCCGAACCGCCGGAGCCGCCCGAACCGGCGGCGTCACCGCCCCCGTGGGCGCCGTGCCCGGCGGCCCCGGCCGTCCCGGCGGCGGTGACGTGGAAGACCATGCCCTGGGCGCGGTGCCCGGCGATGGAGCACCAGCCCTCCACGGGACCGGTGACGACGCCGACATCGACGGTGGCGCTCCGCCCGGCGGCGACGCGGCCGGACTCGGCGCCATTGGCCAGGACGAGGTCGTGCACCTGGTCGGAGGTGTTGTCGAGGGTGATGACGAGGCGGTCGCCGGGGGTGACGTCGACGGCGTCGGGCACGAAGCGCATGCCCGAGACGGTGACGGTCACCTCGACGGTGTTGCCGGTGGCGGCGACGGCGTCGGCGCCCGAGTCCGAGGAGGCGCCCCGGCCGTTCAGGGCGACTCCGGTGATGACGGCGACGCCGGCGGTGGCCAGGCCGAGCAGCACACCGCGCCTGTCGGCGGGGAATCCGGCCCGCGTCGCGTCGCGCGCGCCCGGGGAGGCCGCGGTGCTCGCGGAGCCGGAGCCGCCGGAACCCGCGGAGCCGGAGCCGGAGCCGCCGGAGCCCGACGCCGCGCCGGCGCTCGCGGCGTCGGTCGAGCGCGCGGCCCTGGCGCCGCGGCCGATGGCGGGGGCCCGCCCGGCGGTGATCGCCGCGCGGGTCGCCGGGTCGGGCCCGGGGCGAGAACCGCCGGGGGCACCGCCGGGACCCGCCTCGGGAACGGTCCCAGAGACGCCGGTGGCGGTGGTGTCGGGACCGGCGTCGAGCTCGGGGGCATCGCTCATCGGGGACGTCCTTCGGATTGCTTCGATTCGCTGCGGCTTCTCCTGGCGCGGTCGCGGCGTCTGACCTCGACCCAGCTCAGCCCCATCCCGATCGGGACGTAGCCCGCGACGACCCCGGCGGCCAGGGCGCAGGTGAGCCGGACGGTCCAGGGCAGGACCGGCAGGACCGCGGGCAGCAGGCAGGAGTTGGCGGCCACGACCCGGTAGTCGGCGGCCCGGTCCATGATCGCGTTGGTGACCCGGGTCGTCGCCGGTCCCCCACCGAGCATGACGGGGGTGAGATAGGACAGGGCCGCGGCCAGGATCTGGAGGGCGAAGCCGGCTCCGAGCGCCACCCGGACGGTGTGGATGACCCGGCGGGCCCCGGCGACGTCGTCGGCCATGAGGATCCCCGCCCCGACGAGGACGACGCAGCCCAGGAACCATCCCACCGCCGCGGCGGCGCCGGCGGTGGCGAAGGACGTGGGCGGGACGCGGCGGGCGATCTTGAGAGCCGGGATGACGACGCCGCAGGCGCCCAGCAGATAGGTCGCGGCCCCGACGGCGGCGAGCGGCCGCCACAGCCCGCCGGCGGCGGTCAGGGCGGTGCCGGCCACGAGCAGCGGCAGCCCCCGGATGGCGCGGCGGGGCGCTTCGGGCTCCATCTTGGTGCGCAGCATGGTGGGCCACAGGACGGTGA is part of the Actinomyces sp. oral taxon 414 genome and encodes:
- a CDS encoding multicopper oxidase domain-containing protein produces the protein MSDAPELDAGPDTTATGVSGTVPEAGPGGAPGGSRPGPDPATRAAITAGRAPAIGRGARAARSTDAASAGAASGSGGSGSGSAGSGGSGSASTAASPGARDATRAGFPADRRGVLLGLATAGVAVITGVALNGRGASSDSGADAVAATGNTVEVTVTVSGMRFVPDAVDVTPGDRLVITLDNTSDQVHDLVLANGAESGRVAAGRSATVDVGVVTGPVEGWCSIAGHRAQGMVFHVTAAGTAGAAGHGAHGGGDAAGSGGSGGSAGSGGGAVPDYAVVLPADVRGFDPALAPADASVAVHEHTFTVTEQVMHVGAGVTQMRMTFNAGVPGPILRGRVGDVFRITLVNKGSMSHSIDFHAGVLPPDDVMRSINPGESLVYEFTAQRAGIWLYHCSTAPMSVHLASGMHGAVIIDPPNLTAVDREYVVVQSEIYLGPEGGQTDAAKVAAKTPDLFAFNGIAFQYRDRPFTARPGERVRFWVLDAGPSEPMSFHAVGLQFDQVFFEGAWTLGGPDRIGAAWSGGSQALGLHPAQGGFVECVPPAAGTYTVVSHSFADMEKGAMGHLVVAD